A genomic segment from uncultured Erythrobacter sp. encodes:
- the phoB gene encoding phosphate regulon transcriptional regulator PhoB: MSAAKLLLVEDDPALSELLEYRFQNEGYAVRCTGDGDEALMLAAEEVPDLIILDWMIEGTSGIEVCRRLRRDKETAHVPIIMLTAREAEDDRVRGLETGADDYLTKPFSPRELLARVAAVMRRIRPALAGETIEVGDLRLDPVAHKVQRRGRALQLGPTEYRLLKFFMESPGRVFSRGQLLDGVWGTGSDIELRTVDVHIRRLRKAIGIDGAKDPIRTVRSAGYALEAS, encoded by the coding sequence ATGTCCGCTGCCAAACTTTTGCTGGTCGAAGACGATCCGGCCCTATCCGAACTGCTCGAATATCGTTTCCAGAACGAAGGCTATGCCGTGCGTTGCACCGGCGATGGCGATGAAGCGCTGATGCTGGCCGCTGAGGAAGTGCCCGATCTGATCATTCTCGACTGGATGATCGAAGGCACCAGCGGCATCGAGGTTTGCCGCCGGTTGCGCCGCGACAAGGAGACCGCCCACGTCCCGATCATCATGCTCACCGCGCGAGAGGCTGAAGATGACCGGGTGCGCGGGCTGGAAACGGGTGCAGATGACTATCTGACCAAGCCCTTCTCCCCGCGCGAACTGCTCGCCCGCGTCGCCGCCGTGATGCGCCGCATCCGCCCGGCGCTGGCAGGCGAAACGATCGAAGTGGGCGACCTGCGGCTCGATCCAGTCGCGCACAAGGTGCAGCGCCGCGGCCGTGCGCTCCAGCTGGGGCCGACCGAATATCGCTTGCTCAAGTTCTTCATGGAGAGCCCGGGCCGGGTGTTCAGCCGCGGCCAGCTGCTCGACGGCGTGTGGGGTACGGGCTCGGACATCGAGCTGCGCACGGTCGACGTTCACATCCGCCGCCTGCGCAAGGCGATCGGGATCGACGGAGCGAAAGACCCGATCCGCACGGTGCGGTCAGCCGGATACGCGCTCGAGGCGAGCTAG
- a CDS encoding extensin family protein yields MPRSRTNKHLAAARRALVALVLLVVGIAGWQWLQSYPQHSPWAPLDLRDPPGWATRTKLIALRSDVTECRAVLERSDVAFTALPATGEGACVRPDRTRLGDYPLAPDTPAVTCPVAAALELWRRESVAPAARNILGSDLARIEHLGAFSCRRMYGGTDGPWSEHATANAIDIAAFVLEDGRRISVLGDWDGEADKAAFLRAVRDGACGSFATVLSPDYNAAHADHFHLDQDDRWAGVCR; encoded by the coding sequence ATGCCCCGCTCCCGAACAAACAAACACTTGGCCGCTGCGCGCCGGGCGCTGGTCGCGCTGGTGCTGCTGGTGGTGGGCATCGCCGGATGGCAGTGGCTCCAGTCGTACCCGCAGCATAGCCCCTGGGCGCCGCTCGATCTGCGCGATCCGCCGGGCTGGGCGACGCGCACCAAGCTGATTGCCCTGCGCAGCGATGTGACCGAGTGCCGCGCGGTGCTGGAGCGGAGTGATGTCGCTTTCACCGCGCTACCCGCGACGGGCGAGGGGGCCTGCGTGCGGCCCGATCGCACCCGGCTCGGCGATTATCCGCTCGCGCCCGATACGCCTGCTGTGACATGCCCGGTCGCCGCCGCGCTCGAATTGTGGCGGCGCGAGAGCGTGGCGCCCGCTGCGCGCAACATCCTCGGCAGCGATCTGGCGCGGATCGAACATCTCGGCGCCTTCTCCTGCCGCCGGATGTATGGCGGCACGGATGGGCCGTGGAGCGAGCATGCCACCGCCAATGCAATCGATATCGCCGCCTTCGTGCTGGAAGACGGGCGGCGCATCAGCGTGCTGGGCGACTGGGATGGGGAAGCGGACAAAGCCGCCTTCCTGCGCGCAGTGCGAGACGGCGCGTGTGGCAGCTTTGCGACCGTGCTTTCACCCGATTACAACGCTGCCCATGCCGACCACTTCCACCTCGATCAGGACGATCGCTGGGCGGGGGTGTGCCGCTAG
- a CDS encoding error-prone DNA polymerase: MPEGPLTPDKRTLQVDPDGIAAPPRAPFVELGVASCFSFLRGASDAVDLVLTAHGHGYDALGIADVNSMAGVVRLHTEAKTLKLRPLIGCRIETVEGLAFLAYPEDRAAYGRLCRLISAGRMQTLLGEWQDKGVCDIDLCLLAEHSEGVQLILLPPDDLDALFTIRVPSNVIPFRKRNTNQARHAELVSASIPPLEPAVQEEEWTLKQVQGDGKMERTGGFPDLLPHLTRQLPTLGHIAAAYLYRGDDIARIERLDSFARANGLGLLATNDVHYHAPERRALQDVMTAIRHKTTVAAAGHLLHPNAERHLKSPAQMQRLFARWPHAIRAAREVADRCQFSLDELRYEYPEEIYPDGQTPQAFLETEVWAGARRRYPEGVPETVRATLERELALIAKLDLARYFLTIKDIVDFARGQEPPILCQGRGSAANSAVCYVLGITSVDPAKHQLLFDRFISEERKEPPDIDVDFEHERREEVIQYIYTKYGRHRAGLCATVIHYRPRMAIREVGKAMGLSEDVTSALARTVWGGWGREISEKHAAETGLDITDPHLRRVLKLTEQMIGMPRHLGQHVGGFILTESALTETVPIGNGAMPERSFIEWDKDDIDALGILKVDVLALGMLTCIRKCLDLLEAHHGRALTLASVPREDPETYAMLRKGDSLGVFQVESRAQMNMLPRLRPREFYDLVIQVAIVRPGPIQGDMVHPYLKRRRGAEPVQIPAPSPEHGPPDELTSILGRTLGVPIFQEQAMKIALDAAKFSSLEANRLRKAMATFRSRGMVDELQDMMVERMVARGYDRDFAQRCFNQIRGFGEYGFPESHAASFAQLVYVSSWLKCHYPAAFACGLLNSQPMGFYAPAQIVRDAAEHGVRVLPVDVNYSGWDCTLELLEEEEVSRRERRGAERRRDVAPAAQPHSSTNGAAEGGVADEESACGTNNTSAPSAPLRSLREPHFDRHHALRLGLRQIDGLPEHVAATLLAEREERGPFRDIADLRARAGLSPAHIERLASADAFTSLGISRRQALWDARSLIAAPDLPLFRAAGVREEGGERAAIRLPVMPLSEEVVADYQTTRLSLKAHPMAFLRADLAARGFVRASDLRARKFRSMVQVAGVVLIRQRPGSAKGVTFITLEDETGVINLVVWPDLKEKNRKVVMGARLMEVRGRVEYDDEVIHVIAQAMTDATQRLHALSDDLLDAPLARADEVNRPMPERGPPVPRDMIDELAPKPNVTGHPRDHRILPKSRDFH; the protein is encoded by the coding sequence ATGCCTGAAGGCCCGCTCACCCCCGACAAGCGCACCTTGCAGGTCGATCCCGACGGGATTGCTGCCCCGCCGCGTGCGCCGTTTGTGGAACTGGGGGTGGCGAGCTGTTTCAGCTTCCTGCGCGGGGCGTCTGATGCGGTCGATCTGGTGCTGACCGCCCACGGCCACGGCTATGACGCGCTGGGGATCGCCGATGTGAACTCGATGGCAGGCGTGGTGCGGCTGCATACCGAGGCCAAGACGCTGAAGCTGCGCCCATTGATCGGCTGCCGGATCGAGACGGTCGAAGGGTTGGCCTTCCTCGCCTACCCCGAGGATCGCGCCGCCTATGGCCGGTTGTGCCGGTTGATCAGTGCTGGACGGATGCAGACGCTTTTAGGCGAGTGGCAGGACAAGGGGGTGTGCGATATCGACCTGTGCCTGCTGGCGGAGCACAGCGAAGGCGTGCAGCTGATCCTGCTGCCGCCTGATGATCTCGACGCGCTGTTCACGATTCGGGTGCCGAGCAATGTCATCCCTTTCCGTAAGAGGAACACCAACCAAGCTCGTCATGCTGAACTTGTTTCAGCATCCATCCCTCCTCTGGAACCGGCGGTGCAGGAGGAAGAATGGACCCTGAAACAAGTTCAGGGTGACGGTAAAATGGAGCGTACAGGGGGGTTCCCCGATCTCCTCCCCCACCTCACTCGCCAGCTGCCCACCCTCGGCCACATCGCCGCCGCCTATCTCTATCGCGGCGACGATATTGCCCGGATCGAGCGATTGGACAGCTTCGCGCGGGCCAACGGTCTCGGCCTCCTCGCCACCAACGATGTCCACTACCACGCGCCCGAACGCCGCGCGTTGCAGGACGTGATGACCGCGATCCGGCACAAGACCACCGTGGCCGCCGCTGGCCACCTGCTCCACCCCAATGCCGAACGACATCTGAAGTCTCCGGCGCAGATGCAGCGCCTGTTTGCGCGCTGGCCCCACGCAATCCGCGCCGCGCGCGAGGTGGCCGACCGCTGCCAGTTCAGCCTTGATGAATTACGCTACGAATACCCGGAGGAAATCTACCCGGACGGCCAGACCCCTCAGGCCTTCCTCGAAACCGAAGTCTGGGCCGGGGCAAGGCGGCGCTACCCTGAGGGAGTGCCCGAAACCGTCCGCGCCACGCTGGAACGCGAGTTAGCGCTGATCGCCAAGCTCGACCTCGCGCGCTACTTCCTCACCATCAAGGACATCGTCGATTTCGCGCGCGGGCAGGAGCCGCCGATCCTGTGCCAAGGGCGCGGCAGCGCCGCGAACTCCGCCGTCTGCTACGTGCTTGGCATCACCAGCGTCGATCCGGCCAAGCACCAGCTGTTGTTCGACCGCTTCATTTCCGAAGAACGCAAAGAGCCGCCCGATATCGACGTCGACTTCGAGCACGAGCGGCGCGAGGAGGTGATCCAGTACATCTACACAAAATACGGCCGCCACCGCGCCGGGCTGTGCGCGACCGTGATCCATTACCGCCCGCGCATGGCGATCCGCGAAGTGGGCAAGGCGATGGGCCTCAGCGAGGATGTCACCAGCGCGCTAGCTCGCACCGTATGGGGCGGATGGGGCCGCGAGATCAGCGAGAAGCACGCGGCGGAAACCGGGCTGGATATCACCGATCCTCACTTGCGGCGTGTTCTGAAACTCACCGAGCAGATGATTGGAATGCCGCGTCATTTGGGCCAGCACGTCGGCGGCTTTATCCTCACCGAAAGCGCGCTTACCGAGACTGTGCCGATCGGCAATGGCGCGATGCCCGAGCGGTCATTCATCGAGTGGGACAAGGACGATATCGACGCGCTCGGCATCCTGAAGGTCGATGTGCTGGCGCTGGGGATGCTGACCTGCATCCGCAAATGCCTCGATCTGCTGGAGGCGCATCATGGCCGCGCGCTGACGCTGGCGAGTGTCCCGCGCGAGGATCCGGAGACCTATGCGATGCTGCGCAAGGGCGATTCGCTCGGGGTGTTTCAGGTCGAAAGCCGCGCGCAGATGAATATGCTGCCGCGCCTGCGCCCGCGCGAATTCTACGATCTCGTCATTCAGGTCGCAATTGTGCGCCCCGGCCCGATCCAAGGCGACATGGTGCACCCTTACTTGAAGCGCCGCCGGGGTGCCGAGCCGGTGCAGATACCCGCGCCTTCGCCCGAGCACGGCCCGCCGGACGAGCTCACCAGCATCCTCGGGCGGACGCTCGGTGTGCCGATCTTTCAGGAGCAGGCGATGAAGATCGCGCTGGATGCGGCGAAGTTCTCCAGCCTTGAAGCCAACCGGCTGCGAAAGGCGATGGCGACCTTCCGCAGCCGCGGGATGGTGGATGAGCTTCAGGACATGATGGTCGAACGCATGGTCGCGCGCGGATATGACCGCGATTTCGCGCAGCGCTGCTTCAACCAGATCAGGGGCTTCGGCGAATACGGCTTCCCCGAAAGCCACGCGGCTAGCTTTGCGCAGCTGGTCTATGTGTCGAGCTGGCTCAAGTGCCATTACCCGGCGGCCTTTGCCTGCGGGCTGCTGAATTCGCAGCCGATGGGTTTCTACGCCCCGGCGCAAATCGTGCGCGATGCGGCCGAGCATGGGGTGCGGGTGCTGCCGGTGGATGTGAATTACTCAGGCTGGGATTGCACGCTGGAACTGCTGGAAGAAGAAGAGGTTTCGCGCAGAGAGCGCAGAGGAGCAGAGAGGCGCAGAGATGTAGCGCCCGCGGCGCAGCCGCACTCCTCCACAAACGGTGCGGCAGAAGGCGGGGTTGCGGATGAAGAGAGTGCCTGCGGCACCAACAACACCTCTGCGCCCTCTGCTCCTCTGCGCTCTCTGCGTGAACCCCACTTCGACCGCCACCACGCCCTGCGCCTTGGCCTGCGCCAGATCGACGGGCTGCCCGAACACGTCGCTGCCACCCTGCTGGCGGAGCGTGAGGAGCGTGGGCCGTTCCGCGATATCGCCGATCTGCGCGCCCGTGCGGGGCTCTCGCCTGCGCATATCGAGCGGCTCGCCAGCGCCGATGCCTTCACTTCGCTTGGCATTTCGCGCAGGCAGGCCTTGTGGGATGCGCGCAGCCTCATCGCCGCGCCCGATCTGCCGCTGTTTCGCGCGGCGGGGGTGCGCGAGGAGGGGGGCGAGCGTGCCGCGATCCGTCTGCCCGTCATGCCACTGTCAGAGGAGGTGGTGGCCGATTACCAGACCACCCGCCTCAGCCTGAAGGCGCACCCGATGGCCTTCCTGCGCGCCGATCTCGCCGCGCGCGGATTTGTGCGCGCGTCAGATCTTCGCGCACGTAAGTTCCGCAGCATGGTGCAAGTCGCGGGCGTGGTGCTGATCCGCCAGCGGCCCGGCAGCGCCAAGGGCGTCACCTTCATCACCCTCGAAGACGAGACCGGGGTGATCAATCTCGTCGTCTGGCCCGATCTCAAGGAGAAGAACCGCAAGGTCGTGATGGGCGCGCGGCTGATGGAGGTGCGGGGCCGCGTGGAATATGATGACGAGGTGATCCATGTGATTGCCCAGGCCATGACCGATGCGACACAGCGGCTCCATGCGCTGTCCGATGATCTGCTCGATGCCCCGCTCGCCCGCGCGGACGAAGTCAACCGCCCGATGCCCGAGCGTGGTCCGCCGGTTCCCCGCGACATGATCGACGAATTGGCACCAAAGCCCAACGTGACCGGCCATCCGCGCGACCATCGGATTTTGCCAAAGTCGCGCGATTTCCATTAG
- a CDS encoding UdgX family uracil-DNA binding protein (This protein belongs to the uracil DNA glycosylase superfamily, members of which act in excision repair of DNA. However, it belongs more specifically to UdgX branch, whose founding member was found to bind uracil in DNA (where it does not belong), without cleaving it, appears to promote DNA repair by a pathway involving RecA, rather than base excision.): MTAMQNVSLGSHYAIHLPVPDDFAFWRERARGLIQCDVPPDRVSWIEPGGTGDLFADSPSRSDKRLPVPPADAPSVRASQHFLTLARRAALHSDPARFGLLYRLLWRLQRNPRLMEDKADQEVRRVEELAKSVRRDAHKMHAFVRFREVTEEDGVPHFVAWFEPDHHIVRAEAAFFMRRFANMRWSILTPRGSVHWDGAVMREGPPARREDAPGGDPVEVLWRSYYASIFNPARLKVGAMLSEMPKKYWKNLPEADLIPQLIAGAQAREAAMVRAGEREERVRPATLAEVAKGAANCRDCAIADCGTRAVTGEGPQGGRLMIVGEQPGDQEDMAGRVFVGPAGQLLDQHLTRAGIDRSAAYVTNAVKHFKFTWKGKHRLHQSPGAKEIDTCRWWLEAERAIVQPRIVLALGASAARGMLGRTVSVSKARGAPIMLDDGAELWVTVHPSYLLRLDGEAQAQQAALFAADLEAVRERLTKLVG, from the coding sequence ATGACAGCGATGCAGAACGTCTCACTTGGCAGCCATTACGCCATCCACCTGCCTGTGCCCGACGATTTCGCCTTCTGGCGTGAGCGGGCGCGCGGGTTGATCCAGTGCGATGTGCCGCCTGACCGTGTCTCGTGGATCGAGCCGGGTGGGACAGGCGATCTGTTTGCCGATAGCCCCTCCCGCAGCGACAAGCGCCTGCCGGTACCGCCCGCCGATGCGCCGTCCGTGCGAGCGAGCCAGCATTTCCTCACGCTCGCCCGCCGTGCCGCGCTGCACTCCGATCCGGCGCGGTTCGGGCTGCTCTACCGCTTGTTGTGGCGGCTCCAGCGCAATCCCCGCCTGATGGAGGATAAGGCCGATCAAGAGGTACGCCGGGTCGAGGAACTCGCCAAATCGGTGCGCCGCGATGCGCACAAGATGCACGCCTTCGTCCGCTTTCGCGAGGTGACAGAAGAAGATGGCGTCCCGCATTTCGTCGCCTGGTTCGAACCCGATCACCACATCGTCCGCGCCGAGGCCGCGTTCTTCATGCGCCGCTTTGCCAATATGCGCTGGTCGATCCTGACCCCGCGCGGCAGCGTGCATTGGGACGGCGCAGTGATGCGCGAAGGCCCGCCCGCGCGCCGTGAGGATGCGCCAGGCGGCGATCCGGTCGAGGTGCTGTGGCGGTCCTACTACGCCTCGATCTTCAATCCGGCGCGGCTGAAGGTGGGGGCGATGCTGTCTGAAATGCCCAAGAAATACTGGAAGAACCTGCCCGAGGCCGATCTCATCCCGCAGCTCATCGCGGGCGCTCAGGCGCGTGAGGCGGCGATGGTCAGGGCTGGCGAGCGCGAGGAACGGGTGCGTCCCGCAACGCTCGCCGAGGTGGCGAAGGGGGCGGCGAATTGCCGCGATTGCGCCATCGCCGACTGCGGCACCCGCGCAGTGACGGGCGAAGGGCCGCAAGGCGGGCGCCTGATGATCGTCGGCGAACAGCCCGGCGATCAGGAGGATATGGCAGGCCGCGTGTTCGTCGGCCCGGCGGGGCAGTTGCTGGATCAGCACCTCACCCGCGCGGGGATCGACCGGAGCGCGGCTTACGTCACCAATGCGGTCAAGCATTTCAAGTTCACGTGGAAGGGCAAACACCGGTTGCACCAGTCACCGGGCGCGAAGGAGATCGATACCTGCCGCTGGTGGCTCGAAGCCGAGCGCGCGATCGTCCAGCCCCGGATCGTGCTGGCGCTGGGCGCGAGCGCGGCGCGCGGGATGCTGGGCCGCACGGTCAGCGTCTCCAAGGCGCGCGGCGCTCCGATCATGCTCGATGACGGGGCCGAGCTGTGGGTGACGGTGCACCCCTCCTACCTGCTCAGGCTGGACGGGGAGGCGCAGGCGCAGCAGGCGGCGCTGTTCGCGGCTGATCTTGAGGCGGTGCGGGAGCGGCTCACGAAGTTGGTGGGCTGA
- a CDS encoding putative DNA modification/repair radical SAM protein, with amino-acid sequence MAQQTLRQKLEILADAAKYDASCASSGTAKKNSLGGKGVGSTEGMGICHAYAPDGRCISLLKILLTNHCIFDCHYCINRKSSNVARARFTPQEVVDLTLNFYRRNYIEGLFLSSGIVRSANHTMEQLVEVARILREEHDFRGYIHLKTIPEADAEVIHQAGLYADRVSINVELPTRAGLTRLAPDKDEAQIEGAMGRTKARIIEAKDERKRFRHAPRFAPAGQSTQMIVGADGANDTAIIGKASRLYGSFGLRRVYYSAFSPIPDASAVLPLKRPPLLREHRLYQSDWLMRFYGFAPGEVADATEADGNLPLDIDPKLAWALKFRASFPVDVNRAAKEQLLRVPGLGTTAVARIIAARRHRTLRLDDVARLTASIAKVRPFICALDWRPTLLTDRADLRRLLAPKSEQLELF; translated from the coding sequence ATGGCTCAGCAGACCCTCCGCCAGAAACTCGAAATCCTCGCCGATGCGGCGAAGTATGATGCGTCCTGCGCGTCATCCGGCACGGCGAAGAAGAACTCGCTGGGCGGGAAGGGGGTGGGCTCGACCGAGGGAATGGGCATCTGCCACGCCTATGCGCCGGACGGGCGGTGTATCTCGCTGCTCAAGATCCTGCTGACCAATCACTGCATCTTCGATTGCCACTACTGCATCAACCGCAAGAGCTCGAACGTGGCCCGAGCGCGGTTTACCCCGCAGGAGGTGGTTGACCTCACACTCAATTTCTACCGCCGCAATTATATCGAGGGGCTGTTCCTGTCCTCCGGCATCGTGCGCAGCGCCAATCACACGATGGAGCAGCTGGTCGAAGTCGCCCGCATCCTGCGTGAGGAGCACGATTTTCGCGGCTATATCCACTTGAAGACCATCCCTGAGGCGGACGCCGAGGTGATCCATCAGGCCGGGCTCTATGCCGACCGCGTGTCGATCAATGTCGAACTGCCGACGCGGGCAGGGCTGACGCGGCTCGCGCCCGACAAGGACGAAGCCCAGATCGAAGGCGCGATGGGCCGCACCAAGGCGCGGATTATCGAGGCCAAGGACGAACGCAAACGCTTCCGCCACGCACCGCGGTTTGCCCCGGCGGGCCAGTCGACCCAGATGATCGTCGGCGCGGACGGTGCCAATGACACCGCGATCATCGGCAAGGCGAGCCGCCTCTATGGCAGCTTCGGGCTGAGGCGGGTCTATTACAGCGCGTTCTCGCCGATCCCCGATGCGAGCGCGGTGTTGCCGCTGAAGCGCCCGCCCTTGCTGCGCGAACACCGCCTGTATCAGTCCGATTGGCTGATGCGGTTCTACGGCTTTGCGCCGGGAGAAGTTGCCGATGCGACCGAGGCGGATGGTAACCTGCCGCTCGATATCGACCCGAAGCTCGCCTGGGCGCTGAAGTTTCGGGCAAGCTTCCCGGTTGATGTGAACCGCGCCGCGAAAGAACAATTGCTGCGGGTGCCGGGGCTGGGGACGACGGCGGTGGCGCGGATCATCGCGGCGCGGCGGCACCGGACGTTGCGCTTGGATGATGTGGCACGGCTGACCGCATCGATCGCCAAGGTGCGGCCCTTCATCTGCGCGCTCGACTGGCGGCCCACGCTATTGACCGACCGCGCCGACCTGCGCCGCCTGCTTGCGCCGAAGTCGGAACAGTTGGAGCTGTTCTGA
- a CDS encoding PilZ domain-containing protein: MNLHSITRASERRPMSLTVKSRVRSRVVFVDLIDISEGGCKIRAKAGFAEVGNRVTMKVNGINAPLGTIAWIEGQVAGVAFEGAMHPAVIDYLCDQQDSHDTGPRLRRIV; this comes from the coding sequence ATGAACCTCCATTCGATCACGCGCGCGTCCGAACGGCGGCCGATGAGCCTCACGGTGAAAAGCCGGGTGCGCTCGCGTGTGGTGTTTGTCGATCTGATCGATATTTCCGAGGGAGGCTGCAAAATCCGCGCAAAGGCCGGGTTTGCCGAAGTCGGCAATAGGGTGACGATGAAGGTCAATGGCATCAACGCCCCGCTCGGCACGATCGCCTGGATTGAAGGGCAAGTCGCCGGTGTTGCTTTCGAAGGAGCGATGCACCCCGCTGTGATCGACTATCTGTGCGATCAGCAGGACAGCCACGACACAGGCCCGAGGCTGCGCCGCATCGTCTGA
- a CDS encoding DUF6504 family protein — MSPPRRILSIWLARLSVDRWRRAHAPEAQAAADAAPTALILESAHGPRITAANDAGLAAGARVGMLLADARALCPDLVAVPGDPAGDLAALEKLALWAQRWGPWSALDPPDGLLVDVTGAAHLFGGEEALLADVMRAFAARGLTARAALAPTAGAAWALSHYARPRAIIPPLQGEDHMLRQLGDLPVAALRLDDDVLTVLRRLGIKRLGELAGVSGAGEDPGQEAAARDALRRRFRNHRSPAANPLLRLDQLLGRVPEPLLPVIERPMPLVQRRLMEPLRHRNLLDRVVEDLAADMVRALEARGEGARRLELALWRVDGEVLSRRIELAAATREASHITRLFAARLDDVEAGFGIEAVQLRASWSEPLSLSQADLDAAAEDHGTALAACIDRLTVRLGAKAVTRPVARASHIPERAQSWQPPLAPVPPSQGALAFHARPLKLLDRAELIAVLYASPDGVPQRFRWRGNVREVCRVEGPERIAPEWWRERSTARLRDYYRIEDEAGRRYWIYRQGTLGDGRGGVPDWFLQGLYA, encoded by the coding sequence ATGTCGCCGCCGCGCCGGATCCTCTCCATCTGGCTCGCCCGACTGTCGGTCGATCGCTGGCGGCGCGCGCACGCGCCTGAGGCGCAGGCCGCCGCGGATGCCGCGCCCACCGCGCTGATCCTCGAAAGCGCGCATGGCCCGCGCATCACCGCTGCCAATGATGCGGGGCTCGCGGCGGGTGCGCGGGTGGGGATGTTGCTGGCGGATGCGCGCGCGCTCTGCCCTGATCTGGTCGCGGTGCCGGGCGATCCGGCAGGCGATCTCGCGGCGCTGGAGAAGCTCGCCCTGTGGGCGCAGCGCTGGGGGCCGTGGAGCGCGCTTGATCCGCCCGATGGCCTGCTGGTCGATGTCACCGGAGCCGCCCATCTGTTCGGGGGGGAGGAGGCGCTGCTCGCCGATGTCATGCGGGCTTTCGCAGCGCGCGGGCTGACAGCGCGCGCCGCGCTCGCGCCGACGGCGGGGGCGGCGTGGGCGCTTTCGCATTACGCCCGGCCGCGTGCGATCATTCCTCCCCTGCAAGGGGAGGATCATATGCTCCGTCAGCTCGGCGATCTTCCAGTCGCCGCGCTCAGGCTCGATGACGACGTGCTGACCGTGCTGCGCCGGCTCGGGATCAAGCGGCTCGGCGAGCTTGCAGGGGTGAGCGGCGCGGGCGAGGATCCGGGGCAGGAGGCCGCTGCGCGCGATGCCCTGCGCCGCCGGTTCCGCAATCACCGCTCCCCCGCCGCCAATCCGCTCCTGCGGCTCGACCAATTGCTGGGCCGCGTGCCAGAACCGCTGCTGCCGGTGATCGAGCGGCCTATGCCCTTGGTGCAGCGCCGGTTGATGGAGCCGCTGCGTCACCGCAACCTGCTCGACCGGGTGGTGGAAGACCTCGCCGCTGACATGGTGCGCGCGCTTGAAGCGCGGGGCGAGGGCGCGCGGCGGCTTGAACTGGCGCTGTGGCGGGTCGATGGCGAAGTGTTATCGCGCCGCATCGAACTCGCCGCCGCCACGCGCGAGGCGAGCCATATCACCCGGCTGTTTGCCGCCCGGCTCGATGATGTCGAGGCCGGGTTCGGGATCGAGGCGGTGCAACTGCGCGCCAGCTGGAGCGAACCGCTCAGCCTCAGCCAAGCCGATCTCGATGCGGCGGCCGAAGACCACGGCACTGCACTTGCCGCCTGCATCGACCGGCTAACCGTGCGCTTGGGAGCCAAGGCGGTCACCCGCCCGGTCGCCCGCGCCAGCCACATCCCCGAACGCGCGCAAAGCTGGCAGCCGCCGCTCGCCCCGGTGCCGCCCTCGCAAGGCGCGCTTGCCTTCCACGCCCGCCCGCTGAAACTGCTCGACCGGGCCGAGCTGATCGCAGTGCTCTATGCCTCGCCCGATGGCGTGCCGCAGCGGTTCCGCTGGCGCGGGAATGTGCGCGAGGTCTGCCGCGTCGAGGGGCCGGAGCGGATCGCACCCGAATGGTGGCGCGAACGATCGACCGCACGCCTGCGCGACTATTACCGGATCGAGGATGAGGCGGGGCGGCGGTACTGGATCTACCGTCAGGGAACCCTTGGAGACGGGCGGGGCGGGGTGCCCGACTGGTTCCTGCAAGGGCTCTATGCCTAA
- a CDS encoding recA-like protein, whose translation MSRSLMPFVPSKPSPSRVLSRAAAVSTPEARWRPGLADHPFHSEIFASASEASGAGLALALARDALTSNAADGAVEDTRQVLWVQDRAAIRLGGRPCLAGLPPDLRRRLIHVAAATPEDALFALEEGLKCRDLACVIGEIAGNPRALSFTASRRLSLTAERHRVRLWLVRLDAERDLSSARMRWQARAAPSSPPRWNPAAPGAASWHAELFRARAHAPGEWMLCDDTGTLRLRSDPDTDVAAAPDPLHLARPTVGRSLAARARA comes from the coding sequence ATGAGTCGTTCGCTTATGCCCTTTGTGCCCTCCAAACCGTCACCCTCGCGCGTGCTGTCTCGCGCTGCCGCCGTATCTACGCCCGAAGCGCGGTGGCGGCCGGGGTTGGCGGATCACCCGTTCCACTCCGAAATCTTCGCGTCCGCCAGTGAGGCGAGCGGGGCGGGGCTGGCGCTGGCTTTGGCGCGTGACGCCTTGACGTCAAACGCAGCAGATGGGGCGGTCGAGGATACGCGCCAGGTGCTGTGGGTGCAGGATCGTGCGGCGATCCGCTTGGGCGGGCGGCCCTGTCTTGCTGGCCTGCCGCCTGATCTGCGCCGCCGCCTGATCCATGTCGCCGCCGCCACGCCAGAGGACGCGTTGTTCGCGCTGGAGGAGGGGCTGAAGTGCCGCGATCTCGCCTGTGTGATCGGGGAGATCGCGGGCAATCCGCGTGCGCTCAGCTTCACCGCCTCGCGCCGGTTGAGCCTCACGGCGGAACGGCACAGGGTGCGATTGTGGCTGGTGCGGCTCGATGCCGAGCGCGACCTTTCCTCGGCCCGGATGCGCTGGCAGGCCCGCGCCGCGCCGTCCTCGCCGCCGCGCTGGAACCCTGCCGCCCCCGGCGCTGCCAGCTGGCATGCCGAACTATTCCGCGCGCGCGCCCATGCGCCGGGCGAATGGATGCTTTGCGATGACACTGGAACCCTGCGCCTCCGCTCCGATCCTGACACCGATGTCGCCGCCGCGCCGGATCCTCTCCATCTGGCTCGCCCGACTGTCGGTCGATCGCTGGCGGCGCGCGCACGCGCCTGA